Genomic DNA from Eschrichtius robustus isolate mEscRob2 chromosome 4, mEscRob2.pri, whole genome shotgun sequence:
gatctttgtgtctatttttatgccagtgccaTAACATTTTAATTACTATACCTTtataatacagtttgaaatcaggaagcaagatgcctccagctttgttcttctttctcaagattgctttggctatttgggttttttgtgattctatacaaattttaggattatttgttctctttctgtGAAGAATTCCATTggcattttgataaggattgcatcgaatctgtagattgctttgggtactatgaacattttaacaaaaataatttccaatccatgagcacaaagTATCTttcatgtttgtttctttttcaatttctttcattaatgtcctGTAATTTTCATTATGCAGGTCTTTCACATCCTTGGGtaagtttattcctgggtattttattctttctgatgcaattataaatgggattgttttctttatttctccttctgatagttcattattagtgtatagaaacacagctGGTTTTtgtggattgattttttttatcttgcaactttactgaattcttttattcagttttttttttttttgatggagtctttagggttttctacatatagtatcatgtcatctgcaaatagtgacaattttacttcttcctttcctatttggatgccatttatttatttatttatgtatcttgcctaattgctctggctaggacttacaatatgatgttgaataaaagtggtaagagtgggcattcttgtcttgttcctcatcttgaggaaaggctttcaacttttcactgttgagtatgacataagctgtgggcttgtcatatatggcctttattatgttgagatacgttccctctatacccactttgttgagatttttgtttttttaatttgtgaaacAAGTTTAGCAAAATATATTGAGGATAAAAGCCAGAAACTGGTAAAgaaaagccaaattaaaaaatatacaagtcTTCCCCCAAATATTGATAAGACTTAGCGCATTACCATTGATTTCAGTTTTCAGGGTTTGTTTAAAAATGGAGCAAGAACTCAAAAGTACATGCGAAGCAATTTGAGTGCAGAAATCCTTATTCTTCCTCTATCATTTATGTTTGTCTGGCCTACAATGAACTAAActgcaatttttttcttagtggttCAGCCTTATCAAGTTTTTCCAAAGCATGCATTTGATTTTCTTAAGAACTACAATGATTTTTGTTgtcccatttttatttatttgttaattataacAAAATGTGCAATGGGCATAAATAGGTGTAgagggaaaaaacagacaaaagtccagaAGGGTTACCACCTGTCTGGGGCATGCAGTATGCCCTGGCATGAGCCACTCAGTTAAGAGAGCTTCGACTTCAACTATAGGTGTGACAGGTTTTAGGAGTTGAGAATACAAAGGGGAATAAGATGCTTTTATGGTATAGTACAAGAGGTCaattaaacattatatatatatatatattttgaaaggaCATATAAAGTACAATACAAGAGAAAAAAGTACTAATTTTGTCTGTTTAAAGAACTTTTCCCTAATTAACATTAGTTCACACAAATATTTCTTTCCTCTACACTGTTGTTTGATATGCTCTATATTAATGATGAGAAAATGCATACAAAGTAGAAATACATGTATCAAAttcggtgtttttttttttttaaagaaaatactgataaagatcagatttttttttttttttttggttgagggaggaggggagatgaAGTTCATCAGCTGTTGATATCAGAATGGATAAGACTGCCCAGTGAATGTGTCTAGAATTAGAAAAGGGCCTAGGACATAATTACAGGGAATATCTACATTTGAGGTATAGACAGAAGAAGGAAGTCAAAGGagtaaaaaggaaattaatagaAAGTGTTATCACAGAAGTCAAAAAAGGAGAGCCCTTTAACAAGGGAAGTGAACAGAacatagagattttttaaaatctttttcatctAGGCTGTGACCAGAAGGAGAGAGAGTAGTTTATtagagggagagtgagagggggctttttaaaaaatttagtaatTTGAATATGTTTATGTAAAGTGGAGAAGGAAAGGTTAAGAaaacaggaagagagggaagCAGAATAACAAATAAAGGCCCCATAGGAAATGGAAAGAGTGTGGGATAAAGCAGAGGATTAGCTTTGAAAGAATTTGATAAATCTGTGAGTGAGTGATAGACTGAGAGAAAAGGGACTAATTAAAGTGTGAGTGTAATGAGAGTTAAGTGATAGAGCAGGAAGAATTGTAGGTTTTGGTTACATTTCCAatcaattttaaatttctgatgaAGAATAGTTCTGGATGATGAGGAACAGGATATGGCATGTCAAAGAGAAGGATGGATGAAGTTTGTTAGAGCAAAGGAATTCAAGGAAGCTTGAAATAAGAACTTCAGATGTGATGATCTCATGTGGAAATAAACCCTTGATGAAGAGTTGGGATCCCTTTGTTGCAATTCAGAGCTGCTAAGGAGTCCCTAGatatgtcctgtttttttcttttcttttttctttctccctcctccccccactgccccaccccccGCCATGTGCTATAAACTAGGAACTGGCTCGATTAAATTGATGCTAAGTCAGATGTGGTTAGCTTCAGTTAGGCAGCAAATTCCCGTGGTAGCAAGCTTCGTTCCCAGGCTATAACGGTGTTtgtaataaaaatcagagaacttgggacttccctggtggtccagtagctaaggctccatgctccccatgcagggggcctgggttcaatccctggttcagggaactagatcccacaagatgcaactaaagattccacaagatgcaactaaagattccacaagatgcaactaaagattccacaaggtgcaactaaagattccacaagGTGCAACTAAAGCTCCCACAAGACACAACTAAATATCCCACAAGATGCAACTAAAGAaactgcatgccgcaactaaaagatccctcatgctgcaacgaagatcctgcgtgccacaactaagacccagtgcaggcaaataaataaataaatagattttttaaaaaatcagagaatTCTGTAGTTCATCATTACTAAAGGTAAAAATAGAGGATAGCAATTGATATGCTCTTATATTAAAagaatatctaaagatatattttTGTCATGGAGATGTTTCACTTATTTTATTAGATTGAGATGAGTAATCTTGTTTTTTAACGACGTTGTGTGTACTGTTTCTCTTTTTAGCATCCCAGTGTGTTCATTGGTTAACCAGCATCTTAGTCTCCTAGCAAGAAAGTTTCCTGAAACTAAATTTGTTAAAGCCATTGTGAATAGCTGTATTCAACACTACCATGACAATTGTTTACCAacaatttttgtttataaaaatggtCAGATAGAAGGCAAATTCATTGGAATTATAGAATGTGGAGGGATAAGTCTCAAGCTGGAAGGTAATGATGTTACTTTTAAATTCATTTGTAAAAAAACTTCTATAAATTAACATATATCATGAAAGTTTATTTGCATGAAACCTAAggtttttcctcttatttcttatttcctcttacttctttttcctcttagaTGCCTCCAGATTAATTTTCCTACGGTAATACTATCATAACACGCATTTGCTTAAATCCTTAATGGTTCCTTGTttcaaataagttaaaaattcagAATCATATGCTTGAAACTTTCAGCCCGTCTGTACAATTATACTTCTCAGTGCTTCCTAGctgctgctccagccaggctgGTCTTCAACCACTACCCCAGACGCACTTAACTCATTTATGGCTTTATGCTTTGTTTCATACTCTTTCCCTGTACCCCAAATACCCTACCCTACTTTTTTCTTCCATCCAAACCCTATTCCTTCATGGGTCTCCTAGGTTACCATTTATTCCATTATGTGATTCTGGACCAATTTATAATCTGTTTTCATCTTCTCTACTGAATTTCCATAGCATATCTTCTCTATACAACTTATTTTCCACTTACCTACATACTGTCAGATTTTGTTGGTTAACCAATTCCCTTTGAATTTTGTCTCCCTAACAGGTACAAGGACTAtgcctactactattttctttttgACAGTACACAGCACAGGActttatatttttaccttttttaataaTGTTTACTTTCTAACCTAGTTCTAAGACCATATTCTTCAGTTAGTCATTTCTTGGAACTGCTTTAATCCTGTATTATTAAAATCTTTCTCTCAGACAATCGTATTAAAGCCATTGTGAATAgctatttttaacagcttttctTTCACTCTCTCATTCCCCTAAAACTGCTTTTGACCTTACTAAGACCTCCAGTATTTTGATTGTTCCAGAATTTTCCTTCTCCCAGTCTCTAAGGCCCCTCTTTGTTTTACTACCTTGTTTTTTCAGCTTGTACCTTATCctctaaatttaaaaactacataAGAATACAGACAataatatagtaaatattcatgTAATCATtagcaaaaataacaaatgtgaaCATTTGTTCATGTTTGCTTCagctatttgtttattattgaaaAAACAGTACAGATATTGTTGAGGTTACCTGTATTTCCATTCCTAATCCTATTCCCCTCCCTGCCTCACTAAGCAATCACTATCATTAATAGCGTGTTATCTGGtccatgctttttaaaattgttatatttgaaaaaaattttttaattgtaaaatacacataacatgaaatttaccattttaaccatttaaaaatatacaatatggtattattaactgtagttatTGTGGTATACATTACATACCTGGGacttaatttataaataatgttattttatttaatcatttttaagtatatCTTTAAGTGACATTAAGTATTGATATATTTTCACTGTTGTGCTGCTATCATCACCGTtatccatctctagaactctttGCATCTTGCATAAGTGCAACTCTATATccttaaacagtaactccctattctctgctccctccagcccctgttaACCACCATTCTGGTTTCTACCTCTGAATTTGACTCCTCTCAGTACCTCGTATAAatgaatcatacagtgtttgtccttttgtgactggcttatttcacttggcataatgtcctcaaggttaatccatgttgtagcatgggtcagcatttccttcctttttaaggctttaagcctgaataatattccattgtatgtttttatagcacattttgtttacccattaatGTGTTGATGGAAAGATTTGTTGCTTCTatctttggctgttgtgaataatgctgctatgaacatggacgTGCAAATAACCTGTTCTAgcccctgttttcagttcttttgagtgtATACTCAGAAGTAgagttgctagatcatatgataattctacttTAATTTTCTGAGCGacagcatactgttttccataggggctgcaccatattgcactcccaccaacagtacacaggAGTTGTAATTTCTCTGCATCCACACCAACACCTgttatgttgttttgttttttaaaatagtaaccaTCCTAATGTATGTGATGTGTTTTTCCCCCACTGGCTTTTACTATTTCCAGTGTcatttttcaggattaaaaaaaatgcttcaatCTGTTTCTGAAATTTCTACTATGTTCCACTGGTCTGTTTTTCTATCCCTGAATCAATATAGCACTGTGTTAATTACTGTACCTTTCTAACAATCGAGTTGTCTCTAGTAGGGCAagtctttttcaaaatttaatataaatgttgGAATTAGTCAAGTTCTGTGAGAAATACTGTTGGTTAGTTATTAGAATTATATTTATAGATTAATTGTTGGAGACTCGATATCCTAATAATAGTGAATGTTCCTATCCATGAATAAGATATAGCATGTcacttatttttgtcttctttcattttttggtaattttcctcataaatatatttacagttggcccttgaacaacacaggggttaggaGCACTGACCCCATGCAGTCGAAAATCCACacataactttacagttggccctgtatatttgcagttctgcatctgtggattcaaccaaacatggatcatgtagtactataatatacatttactgaaaaaaatccacgtataagtgaacccctgcagttcaaacctgtgttgttcaagggtcaattgtattaCTTTtcataatgtaatatattttgtaattttcctcataagtgtattttgtaattttcctcaCAAATGGTCTGTTCATTTATACAGtgattaggaataaatttaacaaataagGAATTTGCAGGGTTGGGGGATTTTGGTTATCAGTTCAATTCTTTTCAGTTTCTCTCTTGAATATGTTTTCATAATTCACATTTTTGTTGAAATCTTCCCactaaaattttcaaatgtattggCATACTTTTTTTCTCATAGTAGTCTCATGGCTTTAAAATCTTTATCTTGGTTATGCCCCATGTAAAATCTTTATATTATTTGGTTTCTTTCCTTTACTTGTGATCATTTTGGCCCAAGGTGTGTCTATTAGTCtcttcaaagaatcaacttttgcttttgttggtcACCTctactgattttgtttttctacttttgcTAAAGTCTTTTCTTCATTATATGCCTCATTCTGCTTTCTTTGGGTTTACTTTGGTTTTTTCCctaacttctttttatttatttatttatttatttagatagcactccagtttatttatttatttatttttggctgttttgggtcttcgtttctgtgcgagggctttctctagttgtggcaagcggtgcggggtccactcttcatcgcggtgcacggccctttcactatcgcggcccctcccgttaaagggcacaggctccagatgcgcatgctcagcagccgtggctcacggccccagttgctccgtggcatgtgggatcttcccagaccagggctcgaacctgcgtctcctgcatcggcaggcagactctcaaccactgcgccaccagggaagcccttccctaaCTTCTTGATTTGTACTTTCAAAGCACTATTTtcagtcattttaaaataaacattttaaccaTAATTTCTCCCTTTAAGTGTAACTTTTCTGTATCCAATGTGTATCTTGATATTGTAGTACTTTCATTGTAATCTAGTTCTAAATACATCATCATTTCCACATTAATTTTATTAGAGTCAACTTCTGTTTCATATAGATGTTCCAAGATTTTTATCTGATTTATTGATGGATTATTTATTGCAGAACTTGAATGGAAGCTAGCAGAAGTTGGAGCAATACAGACTGATTTGGAAGAAAACCCCAAAAAAGTCATTGTAGATGTGATGGTATCTTCAATTAGAAACACTTCTATTTATGATGACACTAATAGTTCAAACAGTGATAATGATGATaccaaatagaaatatttaataaatagctTTAAAGTgtttatatatggaatattttatGTGCCACTGCCTTTATAATCAAAGATCAGAAAATTCAtaaatcaatttcttttcttttttgtattagaATTATAGCTTATATGTCATTATAAAAACTTTCAGGTATTTTAGAATATTCATTGCCTCCAACAAAACTGGAATTTGTACTGAACCCTTAATATTTTTTTGTGATTTATCCTTTTTCGGGTCCTTAttggacaaaaacaaaaatattacaagTCCTCTGTGTTGCCTGCTCACTTCCAAAGAGCCCTATGGgtaaaaatgatgaaagagaaccatga
This window encodes:
- the PDCL2 gene encoding phosducin-like protein 2 gives rise to the protein MQDPNEDTEWNEILRDFGILPPKEEPKDEIEEMVLRLQKEAMVKPYEKMTLAQLKEAEDEFDDEDMRAIEIYREKRLQEWKALKKKQKFGELREISGNQYVNEVTNAEKDVWVIIHLYRSSIPVCSLVNQHLSLLARKFPETKFVKAIVNSCIQHYHDNCLPTIFVYKNGQIEGKFIGIIECGGISLKLEELEWKLAEVGAIQTDLEENPKKVIVDVMVSSIRNTSIYDDTNSSNSDNDDTK